The genomic DNA gagttcggttgcagtagctgagaccctgggccaattctctctctctctctctctctctaaaagaaaaaaaaaaaaagcaaatcgtTCTCACCAAATTTTCATCTTAGGATCAGGACCACTGAGGTTTCAGGTAGTGAAGCCCCTGGTCTGACAAGCTGAGTTTGCACACTGGTGAGAAAGCTGGGCATTACAGAGGTAAGGTGTGCAGGCTAAGTGGTAATCACTCTTCAAGCTTGTGGTGGGTTACAAGAGTGCTCTACGTGtggtttttagttttggttttttcttttttctttttttttttttttttttggtttttcgaggtagggtctcactctggtccaggctgacctggaattaactctgtcatctcagggtggccttgaactcatggcaatcctcctacctctgcctcccgagtgctgggattaaaggcgtgcgccaccacgcccggctcggttttggttttttcaaggtaaggtcttgctgtagtttGGCctcgcctggaattcactatgtagtctcaggctggcctctaactcgcggtgatcctcctacctctgccttctgagtgctgggattaaaggcgtgcgtcaccacgcccagcctagtGCTCTACTTTTATATTTGtagaaataagaggaaaagaaactATTTGCCTCTAAGGCAGTATTATCTGGATCTGAATGTTAACACCAGATCTGAGCTCTTTAACCATGTAACAAAAAGCCCCAGTTAATTTGTGTATAAAATAAGGATAATGGCAACAATATAATTTGCCTAATAACATGGCTCTGAGGATTAAATGAGTAAATCAATAGAAAATATTGGGAAAGTTGGAATGTCCCATAGGTGTAATTACTTTAACTAAATGGCATTTAAAGGTAAATGCTTTTGAAAAGAGTATGCCCATGCTTGGAGATCTTTTGTCTTGTttgtctgctttttaaaaaaattttatttatttatttgaaagcagagagagagggacagagagaatggacatgccagggcctccagccactgcaaatgaactctagatgcatgtacccctttgtgcatctggcttgacatgggtaatcaaacttgagtcatcaggctttgtagggaagcaccttaactgctgagccatctctccagcccttattttattattttttttagtctGCAAAAGATGTATAATTTCAGTAAGCATTCCTACTTGTGTCTAAGTTCTCAACCTTATTGTTTCTTGATTTAGATTCTCAGCTCTTGGTCACTAACCCAAACATCTACTGCTGTTACATCCCAGCCACCTTTCACCAGGAGCTCGTCCACATGCCCCGGCTGTGCGCCAGGTCTAGCTCGTCAAAGAGCCCTGCCCGGCACCTCACCACGCTCCAGTCGGCCCAGGGAAAAAACTTCCTCCATTTTGCAAAGTCAGATTCTTTTTCTGACGGTAGGAGAGACCATCATcaaattatatgttatataacTTGCAATTGGAGTCAGTACAGGTTACTTAGAGAATATATTCTGGTTATTTGGggaaagaaataggaaagaagggagagatggagaagaaaaaagaaaagtgcaggaTCACTCAGAGttctccctctgctcacacagtgGTGTCGGGAGCACCAGGAAGCAGTTGGAAGCCTCTGCTGGCCGTAAGGCCATAGCTGTCTCTTCTGTATAACTGCTTTGAGCCTTGAGTCCTACAAAAGCCCACACCTTTCTTCCACAAAGAGATCAAAACACCCCAGAGAAGAAATTACTTCAATACTGTACTTCCGCCACTCCTCACCAATCttatctgttttctttcctaCCAGCTTGTTACCTCTCCAAGAGACACCATAAATCTCCTATGTAACCCTTGCTAGCCTCAAAATACCATGTCCCCTTGATGTGTTCTGCCTCTTTCAGTCTCCCACTGCTACAGATTTCTTCTTGGTACCATGCAAGCATGTCTAAAAACCctacccaagggctggagagattgcttagtggttaaggcattagcttgaaaagccaaaggacccaggtcctattccccaggacccacgctagccagatgcacaaggaggcacacgcatctggagtttgtttgcagtggctggaggccctggaatgcccattctctctctccctatttctctgtcaaataaataaaaataaaaataaacatttttagagACCCTACCCAATTCTGAACTGCTTATTTCTCCAACCCCTTCCCCTCGATTTCTTTTGAAAAACTTCCCAGCCTTTGCTTGCTCTGCTCACTGAAACTCTTGCTTCCTTCTGTCTGTAAACATCCATCTCTCCCCAGCCACCAACTGCTGTCTTAGAGGACCTTTCCTGGCTATTTtagccttctttcttctttaatacATTGCATGCAATTGCTGGATCCCAAGCGCATGTCAGGCACAAGAGATACAAAACCTAACAGAACAATAACAGTCACTGCTTGAGCCTGGCATTGTTAGGACTCTGTCCTTTCTGGTGTCTCCCCTTCATGGATTTGGGGGTGTTCACAGTCTCTTGGTCTTTCTTCcactatttattgattgattgattgatattttagagagagtgagacagagagagagaattggcccgccagggccttagccactgcaatagatctccagacacttgcaccacctagtgggcatgtgccactttcagcttgcctcacctttatgcatcttgcttatgtgggatctggagagttgaacatgggtccttaggctttgcaggcaagtgccttatctgctaagccatctctccagccctcttccactCTTCTGAAATCCCTTCTTCTAGCTCCTCCTCCCCTGATTACTCTTCAGGTGATTAGGTCATACGGTGGTTTTCCAACTTGTCTCATCTCAGTACACGTACTGTGCCTGGGCAAGTTCTATAGCCCCCAGGCGATTCGCCAGTCAGTCTCTACCCTCTGCTTCCACGCTCATCCCTGCTGACTACACTCTGTACTAACTCCGCAGTGAGTGCAGTGTTTGCCCAGAGGTGTTAAGCCATGCCAAATGCAACATGCCAAGACCATGTCACCATCGTCTCCCATAAATCCACTCTTCCACCACATTCTGCAGTCACCAAGGCATTCAGGAGCTCTTCTTTGCCTACTCTTATGCCAAACCACCAAATTCAGTCCATTCCTGGCACTGGTATTTTCTAATCCTCTCCAAACACACCATTGCCACTATAGTCTACAATGATTTTACAATCACACTTATTGTGACAATAAtatctcctctttcctttgtGACCCACCCTTCCCAGACCATCTTGGAGAGTGTCTCTCAATTGCCACTTATGACCATAGTTTCTCTTAATTTTGAACTaatttttctctacaaatttccccATTGATTTTAGGAAAACTCAGACATATTACTACGGCTTATTAAGACCTTTGAATTGgccctggctttttattttctatgtgtCATTTCATGGCAAAAACAAATACTACTCTTCTGTTTATGTGAGATGTAAGACATTTGCATGGTCAAAGATCATAATAAGGATGATAATAATTTTGATTTCCATGAGCTTTAGAATTTCGAAAATGTTTTCCCATCCACTGTGTTATGTTGTTATTGTAGTAGTTAATGTTATCACTGTGCCTCCCACATGCACATAAACAGAGGTGTTCAGCTCCTGAGAATATTGTTAGGGTCTTATCTAagtgcactcactctctctgtcttttctgctGAACCCTAGACATTTTCGCAGGCTGGATGGCTCAACAGCTGAAGACACATTTGCTGGCAGAAACTTGGCAGCGAAAGAGACAAGAGCTTCCTTCAAATTGCTCTCTTCCTTACCATGTCTACAACATCAAGGCCATTAAGATATCTCGAAAATCTTATTTCAGTTCTTACCAGGACCATGCCAAATGGTGCATTTCCCAAAAGGGCACTAAAAATCGCTGGACATGTATTGGAGACCTAAATCGGAGTCCACACCAAGCCCTCAGAAGTGGAGGATTCATTTGTACCCAGAACCAGCACATTCACCAAGCATTTCAAAGATTAGTTTTATATTATGAGGACTGTGACTAAACTTGGTCAAAGGCTATGCACACTCTTATTGAAAACAATGGCAAGTGGAAGTTCTTGCTGTACACCCATTCTTTATGTATGAAGAGCCTCTAAGTATATGTGACAAATCATCAAATAAAACACTCTTGACCCATGCTTACtattgtatgtttttaaaaatatttatttatttgagaggaagacagagagaaagaggcagatagagagaagatgggtggcaggtcctccagccactgcaaacaaactccagacgtaggtgctgtcttgtgcttctggcttatgtgggtactggggaatcaaacctgggtccttaggcttcacaggatatcaccttaaccactaagccatctcaccagcccactcttttatgtttttttaaattttttttgtttatttctatttatttatttgagagtgacaaagagagaaagaggtagagagagagacagagagagaacatggacatgccagggcctccagccactgcaaccgaacttcagacacgtgtgcccccttgtgcatctggctaacgtgggtcctggggaatcgagcctcgaaccggggtccttaggcttcaaaggcaagtgcttaaccactaagccatctctccagccccattttatgttttaatcaataaaaatttaccTACTTTGCATTTATAGCATCATAAACCTAAACCACGATGTGTAAGTCATACTAACAGAGGGAATGACAGGAAATGTATTCTTCCAGCTCAGTTGACTCCAGTTGTCTGTAGGTTGGATGGCCATTTTAATGATTAAATTTCATCTCTCTATaaagacctctctctctcctcctctgaagGAAACCACACCCCTTCCCACCATACTGTTTCATCATATTACTCCTAATATTCTTTGTCACTGAGTTTGTCTTGTCATCCTTGTAGGTGGTACTTACTAACTGTATGATCCCTGGGCCACCCACATGAATTCTCTGTGCTGTGGCTTGTAGTCTATGAAGGGGTTTTTTCACTCACCTAGCCCAGAGTCCAGTGTGTAGCTAGAACTCTAGAATACTGGGGGAAGCCAGTTCTGGTGATACAATCTGGAATCCCAGCCATTTGAATCTGAGGCCagaggatggcaagttcaagaccagcttgggctacagaatgagttcaaggctgtcctgggcaacttggtgagactgtctcaaaactaaaAGAACAAAGTGCtagagcacttgccaagcacatgtgaggctctaggttcaatttctGCAGCACAAAAATAAcatgggctggggcgatggctgtGTAgttaaaaggcatttgcttgcaaagcctgtcagccagggctcaattccacagtacccatgtacagcagATGTACaatgtagtgtatgcatctggagttagttttcattGGCAAGGGGTCCTGATatgccctccttccctctctccctctccttttctctctcaaataaataaaaatttgaaaaaagaataacaacaaatatggagagaatatgaattgaaCTCCATCCAACAAAACAAGATGCAAAGAAggtttagaaatgaatgacatttaaaaaatagatgggttatgagagagagaagtaaactATGAACTTGAAGGGAATACACATCACATGAAGAGAACAAAATCAAATTTAATTATCTTGATTtcagtgtgtttatttttctggagttttttttattagttttgtattcagcaaatacaggcagcttggtaccattattaggttcatctgtggcctaccccctccccattggtccctccttgttgaggtatatgggtcgtgcatttaggggtgagcccacagttattggtacaacaaatgtctctgcatatcatgacccaacatgtggctctgacattctttccaccccctcttccacaaaatttccctgagccatgttgagttcatttttggtctgcttcagtgatgaggtattgggggtctctggggctctggctctctgatttggtaggagttgatttttctctgtgttggtctccttccctcttgtgctggtacccggttcatcaggaaaacagcacccttgcttgtttcaccagtattccttagtttcagccagggcctttttgaagtatgatggggtggctctcttcttaggatctacatctatctttctttccctgggatttgcagcgcagctaggcagtcgccatcttggccggaagtttTCTTTTCTGGAGTTTTGATCACTGAATCTAACTATTatgtaaatgaataataataaaactgaaaGACTTGACTGCTTAATGCATTTTGAGTTATAGGTTCCAAGTTCAATTTACACTGTAGAAAAAACAATCAcaatgggctagagggatggcttagaggttaaggcatttgcctgcaaagccaaaggacccaggttcgattccccaggacccatgttagccagatgcacaggaggtgcatgtgtctggagttcatttgcaatggctggaggccctggtgcatccattccttctctctctctctctctctccctgtcaaataaataaataaaaataaaatattaatctgggtgtggtggcacacttgggaggcagaggtaggaggatcgcccgtgagttcaaggccaccctgagactacagggtgaattccaggtcagcctgggctagagtgagaccctaccttgaaaaatgaaaaaagaaaaaagaaagagaaatttaaaaaagagagagggaggaggaggagaaggaggaaggaggaaggagggagggagggagggaaggagggaaggaaggaagaaaggaaggaagggagggagggagggaaggagggagggagggagggagggagagaaagaaggaaacactTGTCTGGACCATCTGCAGAAGCATCACAAACCAGCTCATTTATGAACCAGACATCTCAGAGGTGCCAGAAATGGAACCCGGAGCCCTGCACATGGGAGGCAAACATTCCCCCACTGAGCGACACCCTCAGCCCAAGGCAAGTGCATCTGAAGCCTCACGGCCACTCTGATAAGGTTTGCAAGGTGCTTTATAAAATTGCTGTAGGTATAGTGTCCTTGGGCAGCAACCAAACTAGGGTCTTTCTTGATACCCTTAGTGGTCAACATGGTGACTTTGGGCGAACGAGAGCACAGCTAATGAAGTTATATGTTATTCAGGGGTATAATAGTGGCTGTGTGACATTTTGAAAGGAAAATCCCACTTTCCTCCACTGGAtccattaaatataattttatattgggAACTATAATATGCAAAAGAAACAACTAATTAAGACAGCCTTTGCCCTTGCAGATCCTATAACTCACTCTGTCCTTTGCCAATttccaaaactattttttaaatgattgttatagtttagatctttcatttcattttgtttcttgagaACTGTAGTGTATGGACATCCCATCGGGTCATACTCTTACATTCCCTTTCCCCACCCCTTCCACTGACAGTCCTCCtgcagtggggttgctggtgtacACCATGGGTCATGAGTGCACTGGTCAGCCTCTGTGGGGGACAGTGCCTCAGAACATTCCTTCCCCACCTAAGGCTCTGACGGTCTTTCCACCACCCTCTTCCACACTGTTCTCTGAGGCCCAGAGAGCATGtcataagtctcctttagtgttgagctctcagtagcctctgattttctgctttgatgagtttggatccccaagtGCCCACCCCCAAGTGCCTATGTACCAAAAGGCATCCCCAGAATTCACTACTGAACGGTTGTGGGACTTTTCAGAGGTAGGACTGGCCTGGAAGTCTTCAGATCACTGGAGGCATGACCTTGAAGGTGGCTGTAGGATGccactcccttcctccttttttcttttttcttttttttttttttaactttttatttatttatttgagagcaacagacacagagagaaagacagatagagggagagagatagaatgggcgcgccagggcctccagcctctgcaaacgaactccagacgcgtgcgcccccttgtgcatctggctaacgtgggacctggggaaccgagcctcgaaccggggtccttaggcttcacaggcaagcgcttaaccgctaagccatctctccagccccctttttcttttttaggtgaCTACTT from Jaculus jaculus isolate mJacJac1 chromosome 19, mJacJac1.mat.Y.cur, whole genome shotgun sequence includes the following:
- the Dnase2b gene encoding deoxyribonuclease-2-beta, whose product is MSARRLRTSLAVLFLGLLGVLEAPAISCRNEAGRAVDWFVFYKLPRRQGKDFGETGLEYLYLDSATRSWRRSERLVNSSRSALGRTLHQLHEAHTAKSNNTAYLMYNDGIPKSMNYSRNYGHTKGLLLWNRIQGFWLLHSIPGFPPVPEEGYEYPSTGRRNGQSGICVTFKYSQFEAIDSQLLVTNPNIYCCYIPATFHQELVHMPRLCARSSSSKSPARHLTTLQSAQGKNFLHFAKSDSFSDDIFAGWMAQQLKTHLLAETWQRKRQELPSNCSLPYHVYNIKAIKISRKSYFSSYQDHAKWCISQKGTKNRWTCIGDLNRSPHQALRSGGFICTQNQHIHQAFQRLVLYYEDCD